The Acinetobacter pittii genome contains a region encoding:
- the yuxJ gene encoding MFS transporter: MRSSRLDHFIILLCQFFSTFGLMVLIPIMPLYMEKLTAHMSAPTIWAGLALAAPAIGSLFTAPIVGHLSDTFGHKKALLLSLAGFCISILLMASAQHLYLFIFARILLGFCGLSVILNAYVSYLSNEQERGAAFGQLQSSVALACLCGPVLGGIFMDQWRVEILLNATAFVVMTLIVIASFVLTNPVKTETTKTKEKSKLPAFFDRTIFSWLSAGILVQAGGFGLVSCFVLYISEISQSTHSSLSAASLTGTIHALSWGAAFIAATYWGKRNDDKGDSFNNFIYASLICGITIFALIWVSNLWLILVLRLIQGFCFAALIPSILHTISLKAGAQSQGKVIGISNSAFVLGQLIGPITITLTYSFFNITAALICTSLFFIGAGLVVILNRFLMDTILEEAQE; this comes from the coding sequence ATGCGCTCATCTCGCCTAGATCATTTCATTATTTTGCTCTGTCAGTTTTTTTCCACTTTCGGGCTCATGGTGCTTATTCCGATCATGCCGCTCTATATGGAAAAACTGACGGCGCATATGAGTGCTCCCACTATCTGGGCAGGTTTGGCACTCGCGGCTCCGGCTATTGGCAGCTTATTTACAGCACCGATTGTTGGCCACCTATCCGACACATTCGGCCATAAAAAAGCCTTGTTACTTTCTCTGGCGGGTTTCTGTATTTCAATACTGCTCATGGCGAGCGCCCAGCATTTATACCTATTTATTTTCGCGCGAATTTTACTCGGGTTTTGCGGTCTTTCCGTGATTTTAAATGCTTATGTTTCATATCTCTCGAATGAGCAAGAACGAGGCGCCGCTTTTGGACAACTGCAAAGTAGTGTTGCACTCGCTTGCCTATGTGGTCCCGTACTCGGCGGGATATTTATGGATCAATGGCGGGTTGAAATATTACTCAACGCGACAGCATTTGTTGTGATGACACTCATTGTGATTGCGTCATTTGTATTAACCAATCCCGTTAAAACCGAAACCACAAAAACCAAAGAGAAATCTAAGCTTCCAGCTTTCTTTGATAGAACGATTTTTTCATGGTTAAGCGCCGGCATTTTGGTTCAAGCGGGCGGCTTTGGTTTGGTGTCCTGCTTCGTTTTATACATTAGTGAAATAAGCCAAAGCACTCACTCATCGTTATCTGCTGCGAGTTTAACGGGAACCATTCATGCGCTTTCATGGGGAGCAGCCTTTATTGCTGCAACCTATTGGGGAAAAAGAAATGATGATAAAGGAGATTCTTTTAATAACTTCATTTACGCATCCTTAATTTGCGGTATCACGATTTTCGCATTGATCTGGGTTTCTAATCTCTGGCTGATTCTTGTGTTACGACTCATACAAGGCTTCTGCTTTGCAGCCCTTATTCCTTCGATCTTGCACACAATTTCTCTAAAAGCCGGCGCTCAAAGCCAAGGAAAAGTGATTGGTATTTCTAACAGTGCCTTTGTCTTAGGACAACTTATTGGCCCAATCACGATCACGCTCACCTACTCATTTTTCAATATTACTGCTGCATTAATTTGCACCTCACTATTTTTTATCGGTGCGGGATTAGTGGTGATTTTGAACAGATTCTTAATGGATACAATTTTAGAAGAGGCACAAGAATGA
- a CDS encoding IucA/IucC family protein, protein MENYGDFKDHISYKKPYLAITLNDELELYFNCLKVDGVNPFYVTHPEVLLHNLLSNTTSKISISEVFNYLTQANWWPSPHHQKAINYWLDNLVTAEKIPQILQSALSFSSPLVTSELLSLVADRPFHPFAHSKGELAPITTQKEIEVYWWAFKKDDVINNMESIPHKELLLSEVEESLITDKMAELSDDYLALPLLETQHRYLKLKENKYEGIDLNHVTTIGLPTSSLRTLIHNTNPTLHLKLSTNAKTLGAIRSMPGRYLMNGHTAYDFLNDVINETALIKNRLFLSNETHWWVLGKQEPIVKNLGVIGCQVRHLPDFCRDKNVTPITMSALSCTYVDPWEALGVEGDKWSLLKDLSVHFIQTFLTLWSKGIMPECHGQNTMVCYENNKLKCFILRDHDTLRICTTAIEESGFTPPIYTIDTSTPNNLIFTKNEDLFNYFITLGIQINLYPIALAILKYTDLTESDFWEMVQDIIQDFVETQPISEQTKSQIQTYLFDNKTWPFKQLLTPLLAQESDSTGMPSKIGTTPNPYHSLSVSSYETMDI, encoded by the coding sequence ATGGAGAATTATGGAGATTTTAAAGATCATATTTCCTATAAAAAGCCTTATCTGGCAATTACTCTCAATGATGAGTTGGAACTCTATTTCAACTGTTTAAAAGTAGATGGTGTAAATCCTTTCTATGTTACTCATCCCGAAGTTCTGCTTCATAACCTGTTGAGCAATACGACATCTAAAATTTCTATTTCTGAAGTTTTTAACTATTTAACCCAAGCAAATTGGTGGCCATCGCCACACCATCAAAAAGCGATTAATTACTGGCTAGACAACTTAGTAACGGCTGAAAAAATTCCCCAAATTTTACAGTCAGCCCTTTCATTTTCTTCGCCTTTAGTTACTAGCGAACTGCTCTCACTGGTAGCTGACCGTCCATTTCATCCGTTCGCTCACTCAAAAGGTGAACTTGCACCAATCACAACTCAAAAAGAAATTGAGGTGTATTGGTGGGCATTTAAGAAGGATGATGTGATCAACAATATGGAGTCGATTCCTCACAAAGAGCTTCTGTTATCAGAAGTTGAGGAAAGTCTTATTACTGACAAAATGGCTGAGCTTTCAGATGACTACTTAGCCCTGCCTTTGTTAGAGACGCAACATCGCTATTTAAAGCTTAAAGAAAATAAGTATGAAGGTATTGACCTAAACCATGTCACCACGATTGGTTTACCGACTTCTTCTTTAAGAACGCTGATTCACAACACAAACCCTACTCTACATTTAAAACTATCAACCAATGCCAAAACATTAGGCGCAATCCGTTCTATGCCAGGCCGTTATTTAATGAATGGACATACGGCTTATGATTTTTTAAATGACGTCATTAATGAAACTGCTTTAATAAAAAATCGCCTCTTTTTGAGCAATGAAACCCACTGGTGGGTGCTGGGTAAACAAGAGCCGATTGTAAAAAATTTAGGGGTGATTGGTTGCCAAGTCCGACATTTACCGGACTTTTGCCGAGACAAAAATGTCACTCCAATCACTATGTCAGCTTTAAGCTGTACCTATGTCGACCCATGGGAAGCTTTAGGCGTTGAAGGCGACAAATGGTCATTACTAAAAGACTTAAGTGTTCATTTTATTCAAACATTCTTAACGCTTTGGTCGAAAGGCATCATGCCTGAATGTCACGGGCAAAACACCATGGTGTGTTATGAAAATAATAAGTTGAAATGCTTTATTTTGCGTGACCACGATACCTTAAGAATATGTACCACAGCCATTGAAGAAAGTGGTTTTACTCCTCCGATTTATACCATCGATACCAGCACGCCGAACAATCTTATCTTTACTAAAAACGAAGACTTATTTAATTACTTCATTACCTTAGGGATTCAAATTAATCTCTACCCGATTGCTTTAGCTATCTTGAAATATACGGATCTTACAGAAAGCGATTTTTGGGAGATGGTTCAAGACATTATTCAAGATTTTGTAGAAACCCAACCCATTTCAGAACAAACAAAATCGCAAATTCAAACCTATCTTTTTGACAATAAGACTTGGCCATTCAAACAGCTACTTACGCCTTTACTTGCGCAAGAAAGCGACTCAACAGGCATGCCAAGTAAAATCGGAACTACGCCAAACCCCTATCACAGCTTATCTGTTTCTAGCTATGAGACCATGGATATCTAA
- the sbnB gene encoding 2,3-diaminopropionate biosynthesis protein SbnB — MSNLATLRYLSQSDLLNLGANHSNSFIEAITEGLTLHANKQFVQPLKPYLRWQGADHIADRIIAMPCYLGGNDPIAGIKWIGSRQHNPKKFNIPRASALIVLNDSETNYPVAVMEGSLISAMRTAAITGVSIKYLAKKDFSDITVIGCGPIAQMQIKTVLEQYAQVKKIHLFDVNPEAAEKLKALFLSEYPHLEIEIHDSAKSAIQQADVLITCTVSDKPYIPFEWLKKGCFVSNISIMDIEPEVFLKVDKVIVDDWDQSNREKKVINVLVEDGLFSREKLHAELGDIIIGHKNGREHEDEIILLNPMGMAIDDIVCAKWFFNAAQEQNVGTVLPLL; from the coding sequence ATGAGCAATTTGGCTACCCTTCGCTATTTAAGTCAATCAGATTTATTAAATCTTGGCGCAAATCATAGTAATTCATTTATTGAAGCGATTACTGAAGGTTTAACCCTGCATGCAAATAAGCAGTTTGTACAACCCTTAAAACCTTATCTTCGCTGGCAAGGTGCTGACCATATTGCGGACCGTATTATCGCTATGCCTTGTTATTTAGGCGGCAACGACCCGATTGCCGGAATCAAATGGATTGGTTCAAGACAACATAACCCTAAAAAATTCAATATTCCGCGTGCCAGCGCACTGATTGTTTTAAATGACTCAGAAACAAATTATCCAGTTGCAGTGATGGAAGGCAGTCTCATCAGTGCCATGCGAACTGCGGCAATTACTGGTGTTTCAATTAAATATCTAGCAAAAAAAGACTTTTCAGACATTACTGTAATTGGCTGCGGTCCAATTGCTCAAATGCAGATTAAAACTGTACTTGAGCAATACGCTCAAGTGAAAAAAATCCATTTATTTGATGTGAACCCTGAAGCAGCTGAAAAACTCAAAGCGTTGTTTTTATCAGAATATCCACATTTAGAAATTGAAATTCATGACAGTGCTAAGTCTGCGATTCAACAAGCCGATGTCCTCATTACCTGCACAGTTTCAGATAAACCTTACATTCCATTTGAGTGGCTTAAAAAAGGCTGCTTTGTTTCAAATATTTCAATTATGGACATTGAGCCTGAAGTCTTCTTAAAAGTAGACAAAGTGATTGTAGATGACTGGGATCAATCAAACCGAGAAAAGAAAGTCATCAACGTACTGGTTGAAGATGGCTTATTCAGCCGTGAAAAACTACATGCTGAACTTGGCGACATCATTATTGGTCATAAAAACGGCCGCGAACACGAAGATGAAATCATTTTGCTAAACCCAATGGGCATGGCGATTGATGACATTGTCTGCGCTAAATGGTTCTTCAATGCTGCACAAGAACAAAACGTTGGCACGGTTCTACCGCTTTTATAA
- the sbnA gene encoding 2,3-diaminopropionate biosynthesis protein SbnA, translating into MIHENILDCIGKTPLLQLSRLFTHQSISVIAKMELLNPGGSIKDRPALFMLQEGLKSGVINKDSHIVESSSGNLAIALAMACKIYGLKFTAVIDPKIASANLQMLKLYKANIEMVSEKDQNGGYLKTRIDTVKRLCQQLPNAVWINQYANPNNWKSHYFGEAEEILNQIDRKIDYLVIGASTSGTIMGVSRRLKERFPELKVIAVDIVGSVLFGGTSGPREIPGIGASTVPPLLSPDEIDDVIYVDDYESALGCRELLEYEGIFAGGSSGSSISAIKKLIPTIPDGSCVLTLLPDRGDRYLDLVYEDEWFEMIKKRHFNRNVRRQENLTLQNVV; encoded by the coding sequence ATGATCCATGAAAATATTCTCGACTGCATAGGTAAAACGCCACTACTACAATTATCAAGGCTATTCACGCATCAATCGATCTCAGTGATTGCGAAAATGGAATTGTTAAACCCAGGAGGAAGTATTAAAGACCGTCCGGCATTATTCATGCTACAGGAAGGCCTGAAATCTGGAGTGATTAATAAAGATAGTCATATTGTTGAAAGTTCATCAGGGAACTTAGCTATTGCGCTTGCAATGGCATGCAAAATCTATGGATTAAAATTTACTGCGGTTATTGACCCGAAAATTGCCTCAGCAAACTTACAAATGTTGAAGCTCTACAAGGCCAATATCGAAATGGTCTCTGAAAAAGACCAAAACGGCGGTTACTTAAAAACCAGAATTGACACTGTAAAACGACTCTGCCAACAACTGCCGAATGCTGTCTGGATTAATCAGTATGCAAATCCAAACAACTGGAAAAGCCATTATTTTGGAGAAGCAGAAGAAATCCTAAATCAAATTGACCGCAAAATTGATTACCTCGTGATTGGGGCGAGCACCTCAGGCACGATTATGGGCGTATCTCGTCGCCTTAAAGAAAGATTTCCAGAATTAAAAGTGATCGCAGTCGATATCGTCGGCTCTGTGTTGTTCGGTGGCACATCTGGTCCACGCGAAATTCCTGGTATTGGTGCAAGTACTGTCCCACCACTACTCTCCCCCGATGAAATTGATGATGTCATTTATGTAGATGACTATGAGTCGGCACTCGGTTGCAGAGAGCTTCTTGAATATGAAGGAATTTTTGCAGGCGGTTCGAGCGGCTCGTCAATTTCAGCCATCAAAAAACTGATTCCAACCATTCCTGATGGATCGTGCGTCTTAACGTTGCTGCCCGATCGCGGTGACCGTTATCTCGATCTGGTTTATGAAGATGAATGGTTCGAAATGATCAAGAAGCGCCACTTCAATCGAAACGTACGACGCCAAGAAAACCTTACTTTACAAAATGTTGTTTAA
- the nasF gene encoding ABC transporter substrate-binding protein, with protein MSRLEKTQLQLGYIPLLDCLALLWAKQRGFFEEEGLEVTLVKEASWASLRDRLAFGLLDAAHCLSAMLPAAAVGADQIGTPLQTSLVLSENRAFISLSQKLTHQLAIQENDTAQVTARKVASYLGQGHSISLAHVFKHSIHHYCLREWLALANPELAQSIQLKTLPPPYMVEALDKHVIDGFCVGEPWNTQGELLGLSKIICSSQNVIPSIADKVLAVTQEWAEQHPQTLVALTAAIMKAQQELSELQDFAPILKLLVESGIVRFHCSEEVHVDKYFMIQDIVRHLVKESALPKVEDFYWLLEQMQKWDELQIEQAQITSLGAQCIHLEAYKQAKQRYTS; from the coding sequence ATGAGCAGATTAGAAAAGACTCAATTACAACTCGGCTATATTCCTTTGCTTGATTGTCTTGCGTTGCTTTGGGCAAAACAAAGAGGTTTCTTTGAAGAAGAAGGTTTAGAAGTTACTTTAGTTAAAGAAGCATCGTGGGCGAGTCTGCGCGACCGTCTTGCTTTTGGTCTATTAGATGCAGCGCATTGTTTATCTGCAATGTTACCTGCGGCGGCTGTAGGCGCAGATCAAATTGGTACACCGTTACAAACATCGCTGGTTTTAAGTGAAAATCGTGCTTTTATTAGCTTAAGTCAAAAACTTACTCATCAACTTGCAATTCAAGAAAATGACACCGCACAAGTAACGGCACGAAAAGTGGCAAGTTATCTTGGACAAGGCCACTCCATTTCGTTGGCGCATGTGTTTAAGCATTCTATTCACCATTACTGTTTAAGAGAGTGGCTCGCTTTAGCAAACCCTGAACTTGCTCAATCTATTCAGCTCAAAACATTACCGCCACCTTATATGGTCGAAGCACTGGATAAACATGTGATTGATGGTTTTTGTGTAGGCGAACCTTGGAATACCCAAGGTGAGCTTCTTGGTTTAAGTAAAATAATTTGCTCAAGCCAAAACGTTATTCCGTCTATCGCTGACAAGGTTTTAGCCGTAACGCAAGAATGGGCGGAGCAGCATCCACAAACGCTCGTCGCACTCACCGCCGCAATCATGAAAGCCCAACAAGAGTTGAGCGAGTTACAGGACTTTGCTCCAATTCTAAAATTATTAGTTGAGTCTGGAATCGTTCGTTTTCATTGCTCAGAAGAAGTGCATGTCGATAAATATTTTATGATTCAGGATATTGTCCGTCATTTAGTAAAAGAAAGTGCACTTCCAAAAGTAGAAGACTTTTATTGGCTGCTCGAACAAATGCAAAAATGGGATGAACTTCAAATCGAGCAAGCACAAATCACCAGTTTGGGAGCTCAATGTATTCATCTTGAGGCTTATAAACAAGCCAAACAGCGATATACTTCATAA
- the nasT gene encoding ANTAR domain-containing response regulator, giving the protein MPKLKIALIDDDHARADYIRKSLLENDFEVVACLTLDHLNIFRLEHLQADVILLDMDHPHRDIIESCVSSYDLPTVLFTKNSDKDTIKQAIDAGVTAYIVDGIDPSRLHTILEISIEQYKKHKKLEGDLKEAQTKLADRKDVEKAKVLLMQLHGLPEETAFQLLRKNAMSHRITIGEMARRLLDAQKLLGNQLKDE; this is encoded by the coding sequence ATGCCAAAACTCAAAATAGCCCTTATTGATGATGATCATGCGCGAGCCGACTATATAAGAAAAAGTTTGCTTGAAAATGATTTTGAAGTAGTTGCATGCCTTACTTTGGATCATTTGAATATTTTCCGTCTGGAACATTTGCAAGCTGATGTCATCTTGCTTGATATGGATCATCCCCATCGTGACATTATTGAAAGCTGTGTCAGTAGCTATGACCTGCCTACAGTTCTATTTACCAAAAATTCCGATAAAGACACCATTAAACAAGCCATCGATGCGGGAGTAACTGCGTATATTGTCGATGGCATCGACCCTTCTCGCTTACATACCATTTTAGAAATCTCAATTGAGCAATATAAAAAGCACAAAAAACTCGAAGGTGATTTAAAAGAAGCTCAAACCAAACTTGCTGACCGTAAGGATGTTGAAAAGGCCAAAGTGCTACTTATGCAACTGCATGGCTTACCTGAAGAAACTGCATTTCAACTTCTTAGAAAAAATGCGATGAGCCACCGCATTACAATTGGAGAAATGGCACGGCGTTTACTTGACGCTCAAAAATTACTTGGCAATCAATTAAAGGATGAATAA
- a CDS encoding MFS transporter: MFNFTVPAMRAFHMSWLAFFACFFAWFACAPLMPVIAGEFHLTKDQIANISIAAVAVTIVVRLVVGPLCDKYGPRKAYITLLLVGSIPVIGITAVRSYESFLFFRFLIGAIGASFVITQYHTSVMFAPNVVGTANATAVGWGNAGGGTTQAVMPLILSAIVMFGVEQSMGWRIALLMPGVMMLVVAFMYWKFTQDCPQGNFDELRAQGIATDSGKKGGWAVMKQAAGNYRVWILFGTYGACFGVEIFMHNILAMYYVEKFHFGLKEAGLTAGILGLLAIFARSLGGFLSDKVAIKKGLDGRTKLLFVMILGEGLFLILFSQMNVAHLAIMSMVVFALFINMACGATYAMVPFIDREALGGVSGIIGAGGNAGAVVAGFLLKGMTDIQSCLMALGGFVIVAGCFVMLIRFSVEHKAKEQRLFEQAILDRNNAA, encoded by the coding sequence CTGTTTAATTTTACAGTTCCAGCGATGCGGGCCTTCCACATGAGTTGGCTCGCTTTTTTTGCTTGCTTTTTTGCGTGGTTTGCCTGTGCACCTCTCATGCCTGTCATTGCAGGTGAGTTCCATTTAACAAAAGATCAAATTGCTAACATTAGTATTGCAGCCGTTGCTGTCACGATTGTCGTACGTTTGGTTGTGGGACCTTTGTGTGACAAATATGGTCCACGTAAAGCATACATCACACTTTTACTTGTCGGCAGTATTCCTGTCATTGGAATCACTGCGGTTAGAAGTTACGAATCCTTTCTCTTTTTCCGCTTTTTGATTGGTGCTATTGGCGCAAGCTTTGTCATCACTCAATATCACACCAGCGTCATGTTTGCGCCAAATGTAGTGGGCACAGCCAATGCAACCGCCGTAGGTTGGGGTAATGCCGGCGGTGGGACAACACAAGCAGTCATGCCTTTGATTCTCTCTGCAATTGTGATGTTTGGCGTTGAGCAATCTATGGGCTGGCGTATCGCACTTTTAATGCCCGGCGTAATGATGCTTGTGGTGGCATTCATGTACTGGAAATTTACCCAAGACTGCCCACAAGGCAACTTTGATGAGCTGCGCGCTCAAGGCATCGCAACCGATAGCGGTAAAAAAGGCGGCTGGGCTGTAATGAAACAAGCAGCTGGCAATTACCGTGTCTGGATTTTATTTGGTACATACGGCGCATGTTTTGGTGTTGAGATTTTTATGCACAACATTTTGGCCATGTACTACGTCGAAAAATTTCACTTTGGCTTAAAAGAGGCAGGCTTAACTGCCGGAATTTTAGGACTACTTGCCATATTTGCTCGCTCTTTAGGAGGTTTTCTTTCTGACAAAGTAGCAATCAAAAAAGGCTTGGATGGCCGTACAAAACTACTCTTTGTCATGATTTTAGGCGAAGGGCTATTCCTGATTTTATTTTCACAAATGAATGTCGCGCACTTAGCCATCATGAGCATGGTGGTCTTTGCACTCTTCATCAACATGGCATGCGGTGCGACCTATGCCATGGTTCCATTTATCGACCGCGAAGCACTGGGCGGTGTATCTGGCATTATCGGTGCCGGAGGCAATGCAGGCGCGGTCGTTGCAGGTTTTTTATTAAAAGGTATGACAGATATTCAATCTTGCCTGATGGCATTAGGTGGATTTGTCATTGTCGCTGGATGCTTCGTGATGTTGATTCGCTTCTCGGTAGAGCACAAGGCAAAAGAACAACGTCTATTTGAGCAAGCTATTTTAGATCGCAATAACGCAGCTTAA
- the nirB gene encoding nitrite reductase large subunit NirB, which produces MKLVMIGHGMVGHKFIEAILEKADDELEITILAEEPRIAYDRVHLTEYFSGKSAKDLSLARFDFADAHGIDLRLNTKATAIDTAAQIVTTNHGDVISYDKLVLATGSYAFVPPIPGNDRENCFVYRTIEDLDAIRAASLNAKTGVVIGGGLLGLEAAKALRDLDLETHVVEFAPRLMAVQIDDLGGKVLRRKIENLGVKVHTQKATQSIECGNSTTHVMKFADGSELEADVILFSAGIRPRDELARNSGLAIGERGGIVINDYCQTSDNNIYAIGECALWQNKIYGLVAPGYDMARIAAKHILDEECHCFAGADMSTKLKLMGVDVASVGDAHAMTPGALSYFYADEHALVYKKIVVNADKTKLLGAVLVGDAKEYNDLLQMMLNGLALPEVPESLIMPGFEQSAGKSGGSGVDLLPDSATICSCNNVSKADICQAISDGSTSLGALKKCTKAATACGGCAPLVTQVLKSELQRQGVTVNNHICEHFPYSRQELYHLVRVNEIKTFDDLIHQHGHGLGCDICKPAAANILASCWNDFVLEPSHAGLQDSNDYYLGNIQKDGSYSVVPRMAGGEVTPDGLIAIGQIAKKYNLYTKITGGQRVDMFGAQVHELPFIWEELNAAGFESGHAYGKSLRTVKSCVGSTWCRYGVDNSVGLAIELENRYKGLRSPHKLKMAVSGCTRECAEAQGKDVGIIATEKGWNLYVCGNGGMKPRHAELLASDLDKATLIRYIDRFYMFYIQTADRLQRTSVWRDNMEGGLDYLKSVVVDDSLGLAAELERRMEHIIGTYQDEWRTAVENPEVRKRFQTYINADANEQADPHIQFTTERGQIRPLTEAERSEDRIPMVEA; this is translated from the coding sequence ATGAAATTGGTAATGATTGGTCATGGTATGGTGGGCCACAAATTCATCGAAGCCATTTTAGAAAAAGCAGATGATGAACTGGAAATCACGATTCTCGCGGAAGAGCCTCGTATCGCGTATGACCGCGTACATTTGACAGAATATTTTTCGGGGAAATCGGCAAAAGATTTATCTTTAGCTCGTTTTGACTTTGCAGATGCGCATGGCATTGACTTACGTTTAAACACGAAAGCAACGGCAATTGATACAGCTGCGCAAATAGTTACAACCAACCATGGTGATGTGATTAGCTATGACAAATTGGTGTTGGCAACGGGCTCTTATGCATTTGTTCCTCCAATTCCGGGTAATGACCGTGAAAACTGTTTTGTTTACCGTACGATTGAAGACTTAGATGCGATTCGTGCAGCGAGTCTCAATGCAAAAACGGGTGTAGTCATTGGTGGTGGTTTACTTGGTCTTGAGGCAGCCAAAGCGTTGCGTGATTTAGATTTAGAAACCCATGTTGTTGAGTTTGCGCCACGTTTAATGGCAGTTCAAATTGATGACTTGGGCGGTAAAGTTTTACGCCGTAAAATTGAAAACCTTGGTGTAAAAGTTCATACACAAAAAGCGACTCAATCTATCGAATGTGGCAACAGCACTACACATGTAATGAAATTTGCAGATGGTAGCGAGCTTGAAGCAGATGTCATTTTATTCTCTGCGGGGATCCGTCCACGTGATGAACTTGCACGTAACAGTGGTCTCGCGATTGGTGAGCGTGGCGGTATTGTCATTAATGATTATTGCCAAACTTCAGATAACAATATTTATGCCATTGGTGAATGTGCACTTTGGCAAAACAAAATTTATGGTTTGGTTGCTCCGGGCTATGACATGGCACGTATTGCAGCAAAACACATTTTAGATGAAGAGTGTCATTGCTTCGCTGGTGCAGACATGAGCACCAAGTTGAAGTTGATGGGTGTTGATGTTGCTTCTGTCGGTGATGCGCATGCCATGACGCCGGGTGCATTAAGCTATTTTTATGCAGATGAGCATGCACTGGTTTATAAAAAGATCGTTGTAAATGCAGATAAAACCAAATTGCTTGGTGCAGTTTTGGTGGGTGATGCCAAAGAATACAACGACCTTTTACAAATGATGTTAAACGGTCTGGCTTTACCAGAAGTACCTGAAAGCTTGATTATGCCGGGCTTTGAGCAGTCGGCAGGAAAATCTGGTGGTAGCGGTGTCGATTTATTGCCTGATAGCGCAACAATCTGTTCATGTAACAACGTCTCAAAAGCGGACATCTGCCAAGCAATTAGCGATGGTTCGACCTCTTTAGGTGCATTAAAGAAATGTACCAAAGCAGCAACTGCTTGTGGTGGCTGTGCACCATTAGTGACTCAAGTGTTGAAGTCAGAGTTACAGCGTCAAGGTGTAACTGTAAACAATCACATTTGCGAACACTTCCCGTACTCGCGCCAAGAGTTGTATCACTTGGTTCGTGTTAATGAAATCAAAACCTTTGATGATTTGATTCATCAACATGGTCATGGTTTAGGATGTGATATTTGTAAACCTGCTGCGGCAAATATCTTGGCATCTTGCTGGAACGATTTCGTCCTTGAGCCAAGCCATGCTGGTCTACAAGACAGTAATGACTACTACTTGGGTAACATTCAAAAAGATGGTTCTTACTCGGTTGTGCCGCGTATGGCAGGTGGTGAAGTGACTCCAGATGGTTTGATTGCCATTGGTCAAATCGCGAAAAAATATAACTTATATACCAAAATTACTGGCGGTCAACGCGTTGACATGTTTGGCGCACAAGTCCACGAGCTTCCATTCATTTGGGAAGAGTTAAATGCTGCGGGATTCGAGTCTGGTCATGCTTACGGTAAATCATTGCGTACCGTGAAATCTTGTGTGGGAAGTACTTGGTGCCGTTACGGTGTAGACAACTCGGTTGGTTTAGCGATCGAACTTGAAAACCGCTACAAAGGTTTACGTTCACCGCATAAATTAAAAATGGCGGTGTCTGGCTGTACTCGTGAATGTGCGGAAGCACAAGGTAAAGACGTCGGTATTATCGCGACCGAAAAAGGTTGGAACCTTTATGTCTGTGGTAACGGTGGTATGAAACCACGTCATGCAGAATTACTTGCCTCTGACCTCGATAAAGCAACGCTCATCCGTTATATCGACCGTTTCTATATGTTCTACATTCAAACCGCAGACCGTTTACAACGTACCAGTGTATGGCGTGACAACATGGAAGGTGGCCTAGATTACCTTAAATCTGTAGTTGTAGATGATTCACTTGGTTTGGCGGCTGAGCTTGAGCGCCGTATGGAACACATTATTGGCACATATCAAGACGAATGGCGTACTGCGGTAGAAAATCCTGAAGTACGTAAACGTTTCCAAACTTATATCAATGCAGATGCAAATGAACAGGCTGATCCACACATTCAATTTACGACTGAACGTGGTCAAATCCGCCCATTAACTGAAGCTGAACGTTCAGAAGACCGCATTCCAATGGTTGAAGCATAA